A stretch of the Oenococcus sp. UCMA 16435 genome encodes the following:
- a CDS encoding YigZ family protein has translation MKQLITAKQHSVKELTIKKSRFISDIYPVKEEQEAKKLIESTRQKNPNANHIVFAYTIGLNQEIQRMSDNGEPVGTAGKPVLDSIAKNNLVDVLITVTRYFGGIKLGAGGLIRAYSQSASQAIEIAKLVTLVKYDRLQLIFDYSSIDKLKYFIEKQRATILETGYQTKVEAVILVESKDSQDFQKQLRNLFSGKIKAKKIDEELRPSIIENE, from the coding sequence TTGAAACAGTTGATTACAGCAAAGCAACATTCCGTAAAAGAATTAACAATTAAAAAGTCACGCTTTATTTCTGATATATATCCGGTAAAAGAAGAACAAGAAGCTAAAAAGTTAATCGAAAGTACCCGACAAAAAAATCCAAATGCTAATCATATCGTTTTTGCTTATACAATTGGTCTTAATCAGGAAATCCAAAGAATGTCCGATAACGGTGAACCTGTTGGAACGGCTGGAAAACCGGTTTTAGATTCGATCGCAAAAAATAATTTGGTTGATGTTTTAATAACTGTTACCCGCTACTTTGGCGGAATCAAATTGGGAGCCGGTGGCTTGATTCGTGCTTATTCCCAGTCAGCTTCTCAAGCCATCGAAATTGCAAAACTGGTCACTTTAGTAAAGTATGATCGACTTCAATTGATTTTTGACTACTCTTCAATCGACAAACTTAAATATTTTATAGAAAAACAAAGAGCGACAATTCTAGAGACTGGCTACCAAACAAAAGTCGAAGCAGTTATACTAGTTGAATCAAAAGACAGTCAAGATTTTCAAAAACAGCTAAGGAATTTATTTTCCGGAAAAATAAAAGCAAAAAAGATAGATGAAGAACTCCGACCATCAATAATCGAGAATGAATAA
- a CDS encoding L-lactate dehydrogenase, with amino-acid sequence MSRKLAIIGLGHVGSTVAHQIVSTGLADDLVLIDTNEAKVKADALDFEDAMANLPYHTNIFVNDYAELKDTDVIISALGNIKLQDNANDDRFAELPFTSKAVVNVAEKIKASAFNGKIIAITNPVDVITSIYQKITGLPKKHVLGTGTLLDSARMKRAVAKRLKIDPRSVVGYNLGEHGNSQFTAWSTVRVLGKKISEIAVNKKLDLDEINKEAKIGGYTVFHAKKYTNYGIASAAVALYQAIVSNSMTEMPVSNYREEYQSYLSYPAIVGRDGIAEQLHLNLTEEESKKLQISADYIKNKYAESMK; translated from the coding sequence ATGTCACGTAAACTTGCAATCATCGGCTTAGGCCATGTTGGATCAACGGTTGCTCATCAGATTGTCAGCACTGGTTTGGCTGATGATTTGGTCTTAATCGATACTAATGAAGCAAAAGTCAAAGCCGACGCACTTGATTTTGAGGATGCAATGGCTAACTTGCCTTATCATACAAATATTTTTGTCAACGATTATGCTGAATTAAAGGATACCGATGTAATTATTTCGGCTCTTGGAAATATCAAGCTTCAAGATAATGCCAACGATGACCGTTTTGCCGAACTGCCCTTCACGAGTAAGGCGGTTGTTAACGTTGCCGAAAAAATAAAAGCGTCTGCTTTTAATGGAAAAATTATCGCTATTACAAATCCGGTTGATGTAATTACTTCAATTTATCAAAAAATCACTGGCCTGCCGAAAAAACATGTTCTTGGAACCGGGACTCTGTTGGATTCTGCAAGGATGAAACGAGCAGTGGCTAAAAGACTGAAGATCGACCCGCGTTCAGTGGTCGGCTACAATCTCGGAGAACACGGAAATTCTCAGTTTACAGCCTGGTCAACGGTTCGGGTTCTCGGCAAAAAGATCAGCGAGATCGCGGTTAATAAAAAATTGGATCTGGATGAAATTAACAAGGAAGCCAAAATCGGCGGTTACACAGTCTTCCACGCTAAAAAATACACTAATTACGGAATCGCTAGTGCTGCAGTTGCTTTGTATCAAGCAATTGTCAGTAATTCAATGACTGAAATGCCAGTTTCGAATTACCGAGAAGAATATCAATCCTACTTATCGTATCCAGCAATTGTCGGTCGTGATGGTATCGCTGAACAGCTACACCTTAATTTAACTGAAGAAGAATCAAAAAAACTGCAAATCTCAGCAGATTATATTAAAAATAAGTATGCAGAAAGTATGAAATAA
- a CDS encoding ComF family protein: protein MLNNCLVCDNLFHDDRCFSDLIWPNLNVNPLCRDCRNKIELLSGKKCEDCGRISAAQVYQDCLYWRKKFDFNLSNRSLICYNDWMKEFMHQYKFVGDYRLRLVFLEKLADKFKKQVVKSDFVIPIPISEKTLKTRGFNQVTGLFDFAKNEMATGILQVKPKEQVSKLNRHQRLEKENLFYLDEVSIKNKSVLLLDDVYTTGMTLHQAAMVLYKAGVKKVTSITLAR from the coding sequence ATGCTCAATAATTGTTTAGTATGCGACAATTTGTTTCATGATGATCGCTGTTTTTCTGATTTAATCTGGCCAAATTTAAACGTTAATCCTTTGTGTCGAGACTGTCGTAATAAAATCGAATTACTTTCCGGCAAAAAATGTGAAGATTGTGGCCGAATTTCAGCGGCGCAAGTTTACCAGGATTGTTTATATTGGCGAAAAAAATTTGATTTCAATTTATCCAATCGTTCTTTGATTTGTTACAACGATTGGATGAAAGAATTTATGCATCAGTATAAATTCGTTGGCGATTATAGGTTACGGCTAGTTTTTTTAGAAAAATTGGCTGATAAATTTAAAAAGCAAGTTGTCAAATCTGATTTTGTCATTCCGATTCCAATCAGTGAAAAGACATTAAAAACACGAGGATTTAATCAAGTGACAGGCCTTTTTGATTTTGCCAAAAACGAAATGGCAACTGGGATTCTTCAAGTTAAACCAAAAGAACAGGTTTCGAAATTAAATCGACATCAACGTTTGGAAAAAGAAAATTTATTTTACCTTGATGAAGTTTCCATCAAAAATAAATCGGTACTGCTGCTTGATGATGTTTATACTACCGGAATGACTCTTCACCAGGCCGCTATGGTTTTATATAAGGCCGGGGTGAAAAAAGTTACTAGTATTACTTTGGCCCGTTAG
- the fusA gene encoding elongation factor G has product MDTREFPLERTRNIGIMAHIDAGKTTTTERILYYTGKIHKIGETHDGASQMDFMDQEKERGITIQSAATTAIWHGFHEQWKDTPYRVNIIDTPGHVDFTIEVERSLRVLDGAIAVLDGAAGVEPQTETVWRQATTYAVPRLVFVNKMDKLGADFQMSVDSLKERLDVNAKAIQWPIGAEDDFAGVIDLIQREAWYPDDKLGTEWEKRPIPDDLKDLVEEKRDELIEAVADVDDQLMEKYLGEENISIADLKAAIRRATLALKFYPVLAGSAYKDKGVQLLLDAVVDYLPSPLEVRPYTATDPDTGKEVDLMADDKKPFAALAFKIMTDPYVGRLTFLRVYTGTLKSGSYVQNTTKDTRERVGRLLQMHAITRTEIDEVFSGDIAAAIGLKSTSTGDSLTSVDHPLVLESMEFPDPVIQMAVEPKTKADQEKMAEALQKLSEEDPSFHAETNPETGQTLISGMGELHLDIMVDRMRREFNVDVNVGTPQVAYREAFTKTVQAQGKYIRQSGGKGQYGDVWIEFSPNDEGKGFEFDNAIVGGVVPREYIPAVEQGLKEAMQSGPLAGYPLVDLKAKLYDGSYHEVDSSEAAFKIAASMSLRAASKTAGAVILEPIMKVSIVSPIDNLGDVMGHVSARRGMIEDQETHGNTVTVTSKVPLAEMFGYTTTLRSATQGRGTFQMFFDHYEAVPRNVQEDIIKNSGKE; this is encoded by the coding sequence ATGGATACTCGTGAATTCCCTCTAGAGAGGACCCGCAATATTGGAATTATGGCTCATATCGATGCCGGTAAGACGACAACGACTGAACGTATTCTTTATTACACGGGAAAAATTCATAAAATTGGTGAAACCCATGATGGTGCTTCGCAAATGGATTTCATGGATCAGGAAAAAGAACGTGGAATTACTATCCAATCAGCTGCAACCACTGCTATTTGGCATGGTTTCCACGAGCAATGGAAAGATACTCCATACCGTGTTAATATCATCGATACCCCTGGCCACGTTGATTTTACGATTGAAGTTGAACGTTCGTTACGTGTTTTGGATGGGGCGATTGCTGTTTTGGATGGAGCTGCCGGTGTTGAGCCGCAGACTGAAACCGTTTGGCGTCAGGCAACCACTTATGCTGTTCCACGTCTGGTTTTTGTTAACAAGATGGACAAACTGGGAGCTGACTTCCAAATGTCGGTTGATTCACTTAAGGAGCGACTCGATGTTAATGCTAAAGCCATTCAATGGCCAATTGGTGCCGAAGATGATTTCGCTGGTGTAATCGACTTGATTCAGCGTGAAGCCTGGTATCCTGACGATAAATTGGGAACCGAATGGGAGAAGCGTCCAATCCCTGATGATTTAAAGGATTTAGTTGAAGAGAAGCGTGATGAATTAATTGAAGCGGTTGCTGATGTTGATGATCAACTAATGGAAAAGTATCTTGGTGAAGAGAATATTTCCATCGCTGATTTAAAGGCGGCTATTCGTCGCGCAACGCTTGCTTTGAAATTCTATCCAGTTTTGGCTGGATCAGCCTACAAAGATAAAGGCGTTCAGCTTTTATTGGATGCGGTTGTCGACTATTTGCCATCGCCACTTGAAGTTCGTCCTTACACTGCAACGGATCCGGATACAGGTAAAGAAGTTGACTTGATGGCTGATGATAAAAAGCCTTTTGCTGCTTTGGCTTTCAAGATTATGACTGATCCTTATGTTGGTCGTTTGACTTTCTTACGTGTTTATACGGGAACATTGAAATCTGGATCATATGTTCAAAATACGACCAAGGATACACGTGAACGTGTTGGTCGTTTATTACAAATGCATGCAATCACGCGTACCGAGATCGATGAAGTCTTTTCCGGTGATATTGCTGCCGCTATTGGCCTAAAATCAACTTCAACTGGTGACTCTTTGACTTCGGTTGACCATCCGTTAGTTCTTGAATCAATGGAATTCCCTGATCCGGTTATTCAGATGGCCGTTGAACCAAAGACGAAGGCTGACCAGGAGAAGATGGCTGAAGCTTTGCAAAAGTTGTCTGAAGAAGATCCTTCTTTCCATGCTGAAACAAACCCAGAAACCGGTCAGACTTTGATTTCCGGAATGGGTGAGTTGCACCTTGATATCATGGTTGATCGTATGCGCCGTGAATTTAATGTCGATGTTAATGTTGGTACTCCGCAGGTTGCTTACCGTGAAGCCTTCACTAAGACGGTACAGGCTCAAGGTAAATATATTCGCCAGTCTGGTGGAAAAGGTCAGTATGGTGATGTTTGGATTGAGTTCTCGCCTAACGACGAAGGTAAAGGTTTCGAATTCGACAATGCAATCGTTGGTGGTGTTGTGCCTCGTGAGTATATTCCAGCCGTTGAGCAGGGCCTAAAAGAAGCAATGCAGTCCGGTCCTTTGGCTGGCTATCCATTGGTTGATTTGAAGGCTAAACTCTATGATGGTAGTTATCATGAAGTCGATTCTTCTGAAGCAGCTTTCAAGATCGCTGCCTCAATGTCTTTGCGTGCAGCCTCTAAAACAGCTGGTGCCGTTATCCTTGAGCCAATCATGAAAGTTTCGATTGTTAGTCCAATTGATAATCTTGGCGATGTTATGGGACACGTGTCGGCTCGTCGTGGAATGATTGAAGACCAGGAAACCCATGGAAATACTGTTACAGTAACTTCTAAAGTTCCTTTGGCTGAGATGTTTGGTTACACAACGACTTTGCGTTCAGCAACACAGGGGCGTGGAACATTCCAGATGTTCTTCGATCACTATGAAGCTGTTCCTCGCAATGTCCAAGAAGATATTATTAAGAATTCTGGTAAAGAATAA
- the rpsG gene encoding 30S ribosomal protein S7, producing MPRKAYTKQQEVLPDPIYNSKLVSRLINKLMLDGKRGTASSILYKAFDRIQSETGNDPVEVFQQAMENVMPVLEVKARRVGGSNYQVPIEVRPERRTTLGLRWIVQYARLRSERTMEERLSKEIMDAANGTGASVKKRDDTHKMAEANRAFAHYRW from the coding sequence ATGCCTAGAAAAGCTTATACAAAGCAACAAGAAGTGTTGCCAGACCCAATTTATAATTCAAAACTTGTTAGTCGTTTAATCAACAAGTTAATGCTTGATGGAAAACGTGGAACCGCTTCATCTATCCTCTACAAAGCTTTCGATCGTATTCAGTCCGAGACTGGTAATGATCCGGTGGAAGTATTTCAACAAGCAATGGAAAATGTTATGCCTGTCCTTGAAGTTAAGGCTCGCCGTGTTGGAGGCTCGAACTATCAGGTTCCTATCGAGGTTCGTCCCGAGCGTCGGACGACTTTAGGCCTTCGCTGGATTGTTCAATATGCGCGTTTGCGTTCTGAACGGACAATGGAAGAGCGTCTTTCAAAAGAAATCATGGATGCAGCCAACGGCACCGGAGCTTCAGTGAAGAAACGCGACGATACTCACAAAATGGCCGAGGCTAACCGTGCCTTTGCCCATTATCGTTGGTGA
- the rpsL gene encoding 30S ribosomal protein S12 codes for MPTINQLVRKPRKPKTFKSKVPALNFGYNSMSRKQTNNTAPQKRGVATRVGTMTPKKPNSALRKYARVRLSNQYEVTAYIPGIGHNLQEHSVVLIRGGRVKDLPGVRYHIIRGALDTAGVEGRMNGRSKYGAKRPKK; via the coding sequence ATGCCAACTATTAACCAATTAGTTCGCAAGCCTCGCAAGCCAAAGACATTCAAGTCTAAGGTTCCAGCTTTGAACTTTGGATATAATTCTATGTCCAGAAAACAAACCAACAATACCGCCCCACAAAAGCGTGGTGTTGCTACCCGTGTCGGAACAATGACGCCTAAAAAGCCCAATTCGGCTCTTCGTAAGTACGCTCGTGTTCGTCTTTCAAACCAGTACGAAGTTACTGCTTATATTCCAGGAATTGGTCATAATCTTCAGGAACATTCTGTTGTTTTGATCCGTGGTGGACGTGTCAAGGATCTTCCTGGTGTTCGTTACCATATCATTCGTGGTGCCCTTGATACTGCCGGAGTTGAAGGCCGTATGAATGGACGATCAAAATACGGCGCAAAGCGGCCAAAGAAGTAA
- the secA gene encoding preprotein translocase subunit SecA: MVNPVKKLIENPKRQLHRYEHLADLTEAHADEMATLSDKQLQAKTDEFKNRYKEGETLDQLLPEAFAAVREADKRVLGLYPFRVQIIGGAVLHGGNIAEMKTGEGKTLTATMPVYLNALPGDGVHVVTVNEYLTQYQAEEMGQVYKFMGLSIGVNLNDMPNDEKRAAFACDITYTTNSAIGFDYLRDNMAQTMKERVVRSLNYVLIDEADSILIDSARTPLIIGGSSDNVNMLYQRADRFVKTLDEGEDKDYTVDEEQKTAMLTNQGIHKAEIFFNIDNLYDDKNVALAHFIETALRANYSFFRDKDYVVRDGEVKLIDQFTGRISEGTRMSDGLHQAFEAKEGVEIQGEGTTLASITLQNFFRMYKKISGMTGTAKTEEEELKEIYNMEVVQVPTNEPVKRVDEPDVLYFNLRGKFNAVVDEIDQLHKKGQPVLVGTVSVDTSELLSQMLDKKGIQHNVLNAKNNAREAEIVAQAGQRGAVTIATNMAGRGTDIKLGPGVADLGGLAVIGTERHESRRIDNQLRGRSGRQGDPGFSRFYLSLEDDLMVRFGADRIKQMMQRMNLDNDDSVVKNRMISRSIESAQKRVEGNNYDTRKQVLQYDDVMRQQREIIYDERTEIMKSTESLKSIFLPMVYRTIDRVVNAHTTGQEKDWDLLSIVDFVDNALDNSGEVTVVDLNDKSLNEIKDLLYDLANREFFAKQDALSDKEQMVNFEKTIMLRAIDQHWMQHIDDMDRLRQSVMIRSYGQYNPLIEYQTAAFSTYNKMIDDIEYDTTRLFMKAQIRQNLN, translated from the coding sequence TTGGTTAATCCAGTTAAAAAGTTAATTGAAAATCCAAAACGTCAGTTGCATAGATATGAACATTTAGCTGATTTAACAGAGGCGCATGCCGATGAAATGGCTACTTTATCCGATAAGCAGTTGCAAGCTAAAACTGATGAATTTAAAAATCGTTACAAAGAAGGAGAAACACTCGACCAGCTTTTACCAGAGGCTTTCGCAGCAGTTCGCGAAGCCGATAAACGAGTTTTAGGCCTTTATCCATTTAGGGTCCAGATTATTGGTGGAGCTGTTTTGCATGGCGGTAATATTGCCGAAATGAAGACTGGTGAAGGTAAGACCTTAACCGCAACGATGCCGGTTTATCTTAATGCTTTGCCGGGCGATGGCGTCCATGTTGTTACTGTTAATGAGTATTTGACTCAATATCAAGCCGAAGAAATGGGGCAGGTATATAAATTTATGGGTCTCTCGATCGGCGTTAACTTAAACGACATGCCAAATGATGAAAAACGGGCCGCTTTTGCTTGTGATATTACCTATACGACTAATTCGGCTATTGGTTTTGATTATTTGCGTGATAATATGGCTCAGACCATGAAAGAAAGGGTTGTTCGTTCCTTGAATTATGTCTTGATTGATGAGGCTGATTCTATTTTGATTGATTCGGCCCGTACACCTTTGATTATTGGTGGTTCTTCCGATAACGTGAATATGCTTTATCAAAGAGCCGATCGTTTTGTTAAGACCCTTGACGAGGGAGAAGATAAAGATTATACGGTTGATGAAGAGCAGAAGACCGCTATGCTGACTAACCAGGGAATTCATAAGGCTGAAATTTTCTTCAATATTGATAACCTATATGATGATAAAAATGTTGCATTGGCTCATTTTATTGAAACGGCTTTACGTGCTAATTATTCCTTCTTTCGCGATAAGGATTACGTGGTTCGTGATGGCGAGGTCAAGTTAATTGACCAATTTACTGGCCGTATTTCCGAGGGAACTCGAATGTCCGACGGCCTTCATCAAGCTTTTGAGGCCAAAGAAGGAGTCGAGATCCAAGGCGAAGGTACGACTCTGGCTTCGATCACTCTGCAGAATTTCTTTAGAATGTATAAAAAAATCTCTGGTATGACCGGAACAGCTAAAACCGAAGAGGAAGAACTAAAAGAAATTTATAACATGGAAGTTGTTCAGGTTCCGACTAACGAACCAGTCAAGCGAGTCGATGAACCGGATGTTCTGTATTTTAATTTGCGTGGCAAGTTCAATGCTGTTGTTGACGAAATTGATCAGCTTCATAAAAAAGGCCAACCGGTCTTGGTGGGAACTGTTTCGGTCGATACTTCCGAGCTTCTCTCACAGATGCTTGATAAAAAAGGTATTCAGCATAATGTTTTGAATGCCAAAAATAATGCCAGAGAAGCGGAAATTGTTGCTCAAGCCGGCCAACGCGGTGCTGTAACGATCGCAACCAACATGGCTGGGCGTGGAACTGATATTAAATTGGGTCCCGGAGTGGCTGATCTTGGTGGATTAGCCGTTATTGGAACCGAACGTCATGAGTCTCGTCGAATTGATAACCAGTTGCGTGGACGTTCCGGACGTCAGGGAGATCCTGGATTTTCTCGTTTTTATCTAAGTTTGGAAGATGATTTAATGGTTCGCTTCGGTGCCGACCGAATTAAACAGATGATGCAGCGGATGAATCTTGACAATGATGATTCAGTCGTTAAGAATCGGATGATTTCTCGTTCAATCGAATCGGCCCAAAAACGGGTTGAGGGGAACAATTACGATACTCGTAAGCAAGTCCTTCAATACGATGATGTTATGCGTCAGCAACGGGAAATTATCTACGATGAAAGAACTGAAATCATGAAGTCGACTGAATCGTTAAAGAGCATTTTTTTGCCAATGGTTTATCGGACGATTGATCGGGTTGTCAACGCTCATACGACTGGTCAAGAAAAAGATTGGGACCTTTTGTCAATTGTTGATTTTGTTGATAATGCCCTAGACAATTCCGGAGAGGTGACAGTTGTTGATTTGAACGATAAAAGTTTGAATGAGATTAAGGATTTATTATACGATTTAGCCAACCGCGAATTTTTTGCAAAGCAAGATGCGTTGTCTGATAAAGAACAAATGGTTAATTTTGAAAAAACGATTATGTTACGTGCAATCGATCAACACTGGATGCAGCATATTGATGATATGGATCGTTTGCGTCAATCGGTCATGATTCGTTCTTATGGACAATATAATCCACTGATTGAATACCAAACAGCAGCTTTTAGTACCTACAACAAGATGATCGATGATATCGAGTATGATACGACTCGTTTGTTTATGAAAGCTCAAATTCGTCAAAATTTGAATTAA
- a CDS encoding replication-associated recombination protein A has translation MNKQPLAYRMRPKKIEDVVGQQQLIGKGKIIWRMVQAHRLSSMILYGEPGTGKTSIASAIAGSTELSFRILNAATDGKKELQEVAEEGKMSGSVILLLDEIHRLDKTKQDFLLPHLESGRIILIGATTENPYLSVTPAIRSRTQIFHVEPLSEKDIKTAIDRALSDKENGLGNYNIKLDSQAKNHLSTATNGDLRSALNGLELAVLSTKANGKDKEIHISLPIIEETIQRKSMSGDKNGDAHYDVISAFQKSIRGSDADAGIYYLGRILEAGDLVIAARRLLVIAYEDIGLANPNAAAHTVQAVTAALQLGLPEARIPLANAVIELALSPKSNSAYGAINSVISDIEKGNTGEVPIHLKNTRNWGKTKDQQIDYLYPHDYPNDWIAQQYLPDKIKDKRYFAAKGNSKFEQILSETYNKLKENQQSGLKN, from the coding sequence ATGAACAAGCAACCTTTGGCCTATCGAATGCGGCCGAAAAAAATTGAAGACGTTGTTGGCCAACAGCAGTTAATAGGTAAAGGAAAAATAATTTGGCGGATGGTACAGGCTCACCGTCTTTCTTCTATGATACTGTATGGCGAACCCGGAACCGGAAAAACATCAATCGCTTCAGCGATTGCCGGCTCGACAGAATTGTCATTTCGGATCTTAAATGCTGCAACGGATGGAAAAAAGGAACTTCAAGAAGTCGCTGAAGAAGGCAAAATGTCGGGTTCGGTTATTTTACTGCTCGATGAAATTCACCGATTGGATAAAACAAAACAAGATTTCCTTCTACCCCACTTGGAATCAGGAAGAATTATTTTAATTGGTGCAACTACTGAAAATCCCTATTTATCAGTCACACCCGCAATTCGATCGCGAACACAAATTTTTCACGTTGAACCGCTTTCAGAAAAAGATATCAAAACTGCAATCGATCGTGCTTTATCAGATAAAGAAAATGGATTGGGAAATTATAATATCAAATTGGATAGTCAGGCAAAAAATCATCTTTCAACTGCAACCAACGGCGACTTAAGAAGCGCCTTAAACGGTTTGGAATTAGCTGTTCTATCCACCAAAGCAAATGGAAAAGATAAAGAAATTCACATCAGTCTGCCAATTATCGAAGAAACGATTCAACGCAAATCGATGTCCGGGGACAAAAACGGAGATGCTCATTACGACGTTATTTCGGCTTTTCAAAAATCAATTCGTGGATCAGATGCAGATGCCGGTATTTATTATCTTGGAAGAATCCTCGAAGCCGGTGATTTAGTAATTGCTGCTCGCAGGCTTTTAGTGATTGCCTATGAAGATATCGGTCTAGCTAATCCAAATGCAGCTGCACACACTGTCCAGGCCGTCACCGCTGCTCTTCAACTCGGCCTCCCGGAAGCAAGAATTCCTCTAGCCAATGCGGTCATCGAATTAGCATTGTCGCCAAAATCAAACTCAGCTTATGGAGCTATCAACAGTGTTATTAGCGACATCGAAAAGGGTAATACCGGTGAAGTACCAATTCACTTGAAGAATACAAGAAATTGGGGAAAAACAAAAGATCAGCAAATAGATTATTTATATCCACACGATTATCCAAACGACTGGATAGCCCAACAATATTTACCCGACAAGATAAAGGATAAAAGATATTTCGCTGCCAAAGGAAATTCTAAATTCGAACAAATCTTATCCGAAACATATAATAAATTAAAAGAAAATCAACAGAGCGGCCTAAAAAATTGA
- a CDS encoding DEAD/DEAH box helicase family protein, whose product MSNYYGRLVLKFRFESVEDQRIKVLPSFDKNGRCQRCRQRTVCPLPNQEYFCTTCLKMGRNSSLNCFWYAEDICGEEQKSCLDWDGQLTSQQQKVSGEIIASINNKTNRLIWAVTGAGKTEMIFPAIDHVIKKGGRVAVVSPRIDVILELAPRLRKAFSKLDLVLLYGDTPEEYHYTKLVLATTHQLLKFSHAFDLLIIDEVDSFPFRGDSILESAAFRARKKIGSTIYLTATPTKKLIDAYQKNQLNTSFLPLRFHQHLLPELTFSRVGDWRKQIMKNHLPRKLKIQIKKYQKNGQRFLLFVPKVNDLKNTLKAIESFFAIKGLFVHASDPDRKNKVQQMRDKKIQFLVTTTILERGVTFPGIDVIILGADNQIFSINAIVQIAGRVGRNRDRPSGLVLALIEEKTQVLTQAARQIRFMNKKGLKQLNNAQ is encoded by the coding sequence ATTTCTAATTATTATGGTCGGCTTGTTTTGAAATTTCGTTTTGAGAGTGTTGAGGATCAACGAATAAAAGTATTACCGTCTTTTGATAAAAATGGTCGATGTCAACGTTGCAGGCAACGGACTGTTTGCCCTTTACCGAATCAAGAATATTTTTGTACCACATGCTTAAAAATGGGTCGAAATTCGAGTTTAAACTGTTTTTGGTACGCTGAGGATATTTGTGGCGAAGAACAAAAGAGCTGTCTGGATTGGGATGGACAGCTAACCAGTCAGCAGCAGAAAGTTTCTGGCGAGATAATTGCTTCGATCAATAATAAAACTAATCGATTAATTTGGGCAGTGACGGGCGCTGGAAAAACAGAAATGATTTTTCCGGCGATCGATCACGTAATTAAAAAGGGTGGTCGTGTTGCAGTTGTTTCTCCAAGAATTGATGTTATTTTAGAACTTGCGCCGCGTTTAAGAAAGGCTTTTTCCAAACTTGATTTGGTGCTTTTATATGGAGATACACCGGAAGAATATCATTATACAAAATTAGTTTTAGCAACGACTCATCAATTACTTAAATTTTCGCATGCCTTTGATTTATTGATTATTGATGAAGTTGATTCTTTTCCTTTTCGTGGTGATTCGATATTGGAATCAGCTGCTTTTCGTGCAAGAAAGAAGATCGGATCGACGATCTATCTGACGGCAACACCGACAAAAAAATTAATTGATGCTTATCAAAAAAATCAGTTGAATACTTCTTTTCTCCCGTTGAGATTTCACCAGCATCTCCTGCCTGAATTAACTTTTTCACGAGTCGGTGATTGGCGCAAGCAAATAATGAAAAATCATTTGCCAAGAAAATTGAAGATCCAAATCAAGAAATATCAAAAAAATGGTCAACGATTTTTGCTATTCGTGCCAAAAGTTAATGATTTAAAAAATACTTTAAAAGCTATTGAAAGTTTTTTTGCAATTAAGGGTCTTTTTGTTCACGCATCCGATCCCGATCGAAAAAACAAAGTTCAGCAAATGCGAGACAAAAAAATCCAATTTCTTGTTACGACAACAATTCTTGAACGTGGGGTAACTTTTCCGGGAATTGACGTAATTATTCTTGGTGCCGACAATCAAATTTTTTCGATCAATGCAATTGTTCAAATTGCCGGACGGGTTGGTCGCAATAGGGACCGTCCAAGCGGCTTGGTTTTAGCTTTGATCGAAGAGAAAACGCAAGTTTTAACACAAGCGGCTCGACAGATTCGTTTCATGAATAAAAAAGGTCTAAAACAGCTTAATAATGCTCAATAA